A single region of the Geobacillus subterraneus genome encodes:
- the gmk gene encoding guanylate kinase, translating to MRNERGLLIVMSGPSGVGKGTVRKALFSRPDIKLHYSVSVTTRKPREGEVEGVDYFFRTREQFEQMIRENKLLEWAEYVGNYYGTPIDYVEKTLAEGKDVFLEIEVQGAMKVRRAFPEALFIFLAPPSLSELEKRIIGRGTESKELIENRLQAAKEELEMMDAYDYVVENDEVDLACERIKAIVIAEHCRRERVAERYKRMLGVE from the coding sequence TTGAGGAACGAACGAGGGTTGTTAATCGTCATGTCAGGGCCGTCCGGCGTCGGCAAAGGAACGGTGCGCAAAGCGCTGTTTTCGCGCCCGGACATCAAACTTCATTATTCGGTGTCGGTCACGACCCGCAAGCCGCGGGAAGGCGAAGTGGAAGGCGTCGATTACTTCTTCCGGACGCGCGAGCAGTTTGAACAAATGATCCGCGAAAACAAGCTGCTCGAATGGGCCGAGTACGTCGGCAACTATTACGGAACGCCGATTGACTATGTGGAAAAAACGCTCGCCGAGGGAAAAGACGTGTTTTTGGAAATCGAAGTGCAAGGGGCGATGAAAGTGCGCCGCGCGTTTCCGGAAGCGCTCTTTATTTTCCTCGCTCCGCCGAGCCTGTCGGAGCTTGAGAAGCGGATCATCGGGCGCGGCACCGAGTCAAAGGAGCTGATCGAAAATCGGCTGCAGGCAGCAAAAGAGGAGCTCGAAATGATGGATGCGTACGACTATGTCGTCGAAAACGACGAGGTTGATCTTGCCTGCGAGCGGATTAAGGCGATCGTCATCGCCGAGCATTGCCGGCGCGAGCGCGTCGCCGAGCGGTATAAACGGATGTTGGGGGTGGAATGA
- the remA gene encoding extracellular matrix/biofilm regulator RemA: protein MMMKFINIGYGNMVSAARIITIVSPDSAPIKRMIQDARESGKLVDATHGRRTRAVIITDSDHVILSSVQPETVANRLYGSDDFSEEG from the coding sequence ATGATGATGAAATTTATTAATATCGGGTACGGAAACATGGTGTCGGCCGCCCGCATCATTACGATTGTCAGCCCCGATTCGGCGCCGATCAAACGGATGATCCAGGATGCGCGCGAAAGCGGCAAGCTCGTCGACGCGACGCACGGCCGGAGGACGCGTGCGGTGATCATTACAGACAGCGATCATGTCATTTTATCGTCCGTGCAGCCGGAGACGGTGGCAAACCGCTTGTACGGAAGCGACGATTTCTCCGAGGAAGGGTAG
- a CDS encoding YicC/YloC family endoribonuclease, whose protein sequence is MVYSMTGFGASMKKTDRLMVTVEMKSVNHRFCEISIRLPRQWLVFEDKIKKAILSYVRRGKVEVFVTIAGEGLVKRKVHIDWDLLGQYWAGVQEAAKRFSVDGSVTAAELLQLDGVVEMAEEEGGNEEIEPLLLAAVDEAAKELVAMRRREGEALAADLRARLHEVEAGVEVIEQRAPLVVEQYRERLERRLREWAPAPVDEARLLTEVAVFAEKADIHEELKRIRSHLAQMADALEADEPVGRKLDFLVQELNREVNTIGAKANDSVIAAQVVGMKSALEKMREQVQNVE, encoded by the coding sequence ATGGTTTACAGCATGACTGGCTTTGGCGCGAGCATGAAAAAAACGGATCGCCTGATGGTGACGGTGGAAATGAAATCGGTCAACCACCGGTTTTGCGAAATTTCCATCCGCCTCCCTAGACAATGGCTCGTGTTTGAAGATAAAATAAAAAAAGCGATTTTGTCCTATGTGCGGCGCGGAAAAGTCGAAGTGTTCGTCACGATCGCCGGCGAAGGGCTCGTGAAGCGGAAAGTACATATCGATTGGGATTTGCTCGGTCAATATTGGGCCGGGGTGCAGGAGGCGGCAAAGCGATTTTCCGTTGACGGCAGCGTGACGGCCGCCGAGCTGCTTCAGCTTGACGGGGTCGTCGAAATGGCGGAGGAGGAAGGCGGCAATGAGGAGATCGAGCCGCTTCTTCTCGCCGCCGTCGATGAGGCGGCAAAGGAACTTGTGGCCATGCGCCGGCGCGAAGGGGAGGCGCTGGCCGCGGATTTGCGCGCCCGCCTTCATGAAGTCGAAGCCGGGGTGGAAGTCATTGAGCAGCGGGCGCCGCTCGTCGTCGAGCAATACCGTGAGCGTCTTGAGCGCCGTCTCCGCGAATGGGCGCCCGCCCCGGTCGACGAGGCGCGGTTGCTCACGGAAGTGGCGGTGTTTGCCGAGAAAGCGGACATTCACGAGGAGTTGAAGCGCATCCGCAGCCATTTGGCGCAAATGGCGGACGCGCTCGAAGCGGACGAACCGGTCGGGCGGAAGCTGGACTTTCTAGTGCAGGAGCTAAACCGCGAAGTGAACACGATCGGCGCCAAGGCGAATGACAGCGTCATTGCCGCACAGGTCGTCGGGATGAAAAGCGCGCTCGAGAAAATGCGCGAGCAAGTGCAAAACGTGGAATAA
- a CDS encoding cation-translocating P-type ATPase: protein MQWHTLAASDVAHETKTNVKTGLTAAEAEKRLRQFGYNELAEGKKESAIVVFFRQFQDFMVLVLLAATVISALLGEYVDAAAIVVIVIMNAILGFIQERRAEKSLAALKRLSAPQAVVRRDGRWVKIPARELVVGDVVRLASGDRVGADIRLIEAAGLEIEESALTGESVPVAKSAAPLHTEQASLGDLHNMAFMGTLVTRGNGVGIVIATGMKTAMGQIATMLEEADAGATPLQRRLEQLGKILLVVALALTAAVVAVGVIQGHDLYEMFLAGVSLAVAAIPEGLPAIVTVVLALGVQRMIKRNAIVRKLPAVETLGCASVICSDKTGTMTENMMTVTQVWAGGRTFAVSGVGLETDGEFSERGRTVDPNRVPQLARLLTMGVLCNSSELKEENGRRYVDGDPTEGALLVAAAKAGLAKGMLLREYTIEQEFPFDSERKMMTVIVRDRNGRRFVVTKGAPDVLLERADRLEWNGREQMLTPAWKETIEKAIRQMASSALRTIAVAYRLLAETERIESEKDAETKLRFLGVAGMIDPPRPEVKEAVARCKEAGMKTVMITGDHVVTAAAIAKQLGILPPGGKVMDGATLSRLSVDELEREIDNIYVFARVAPEHKLKIVNAFKRRGHIVAMTGDGVNDAPAIKTADIGVAMGRSGTDVAKEAASLVLLDDNFATIEAAIEEGRNIYENIRKFIRYLLASNVGEILVMLFAMLLALPLPLVPIQILWVNLVTDGLPAMALGLDRPEENVMKRPPRRPDEGVFARGLGWKIVSRGVLIGLVTLAAFMTAYERSGDDLVYGQTAAFATLVLAQLIHVFDCRCERSIFDRNPLGNGYLVAAVVVSLLLLLVVIYYPPLAAVFHTKPIAALDWLLIAGLSALPTFLFAGSFFARK, encoded by the coding sequence ATGCAATGGCATACGCTCGCGGCAAGCGATGTCGCGCACGAGACGAAGACGAATGTCAAGACCGGGCTTACTGCGGCGGAGGCGGAAAAACGGCTGCGGCAGTTCGGGTACAACGAGCTGGCGGAAGGGAAGAAGGAGTCGGCCATCGTTGTCTTTTTTCGCCAGTTTCAAGATTTTATGGTGTTGGTGCTGCTTGCGGCGACCGTCATTTCCGCATTGTTAGGCGAGTATGTCGATGCGGCGGCGATTGTTGTGATCGTGATCATGAACGCCATTCTCGGGTTTATCCAAGAGCGGCGGGCCGAGAAGTCGCTGGCCGCCTTAAAACGGCTGTCCGCTCCGCAAGCGGTTGTGCGGCGCGATGGCAGGTGGGTGAAAATTCCGGCGCGCGAGCTTGTCGTCGGTGATGTCGTGAGGCTGGCAAGCGGCGACCGGGTCGGGGCCGACATCCGCTTGATTGAGGCGGCCGGCCTGGAAATCGAGGAGTCGGCGCTGACGGGCGAATCAGTGCCGGTGGCCAAATCCGCCGCCCCGCTTCATACAGAACAGGCGTCGTTGGGCGATTTGCACAATATGGCGTTTATGGGGACGCTCGTGACAAGAGGGAATGGGGTCGGGATTGTCATCGCCACTGGGATGAAAACAGCGATGGGACAAATCGCAACGATGCTCGAAGAGGCGGATGCGGGGGCAACCCCGCTCCAGCGCCGGCTCGAGCAGCTTGGGAAAATTTTGCTTGTCGTCGCATTGGCGCTGACGGCAGCGGTCGTGGCCGTAGGTGTCATTCAAGGGCACGACCTGTATGAAATGTTTTTGGCTGGTGTGTCGCTCGCGGTCGCCGCCATTCCGGAGGGGTTGCCGGCCATTGTGACGGTCGTCTTGGCGCTTGGCGTGCAGCGGATGATCAAACGAAACGCCATCGTCCGCAAGCTTCCGGCGGTGGAAACGCTCGGCTGCGCTTCGGTCATTTGTTCCGACAAAACGGGGACGATGACGGAAAACATGATGACCGTCACGCAAGTATGGGCAGGCGGGCGGACATTTGCGGTAAGCGGCGTTGGTCTTGAAACGGATGGCGAGTTTTCTGAACGCGGCCGGACGGTTGATCCGAACCGCGTTCCCCAGCTCGCTCGCCTGTTGACAATGGGGGTGCTTTGCAATAGTTCGGAGTTGAAAGAGGAAAACGGCCGGCGTTACGTCGACGGCGATCCGACGGAAGGAGCGCTGCTGGTCGCGGCGGCCAAAGCTGGATTGGCGAAAGGAATGCTTTTGCGTGAGTACACGATCGAACAGGAGTTTCCGTTTGATTCCGAGCGGAAAATGATGACGGTGATCGTCCGCGACCGAAACGGCCGTCGGTTTGTCGTGACGAAAGGGGCGCCCGATGTGCTGCTTGAGCGGGCGGACCGCCTTGAATGGAACGGCCGCGAGCAGATGCTGACCCCGGCGTGGAAAGAAACGATCGAGAAGGCGATTCGCCAGATGGCGTCTTCCGCCTTGCGCACGATCGCCGTCGCGTATCGGCTGCTTGCGGAAACGGAACGGATCGAGTCGGAGAAGGATGCGGAGACAAAGCTTCGGTTCCTCGGCGTCGCCGGCATGATCGACCCGCCGCGCCCCGAGGTGAAAGAGGCGGTGGCGCGCTGTAAAGAGGCGGGCATGAAAACGGTGATGATTACCGGCGACCATGTAGTGACGGCCGCCGCGATCGCCAAACAGCTTGGCATATTGCCGCCCGGCGGCAAAGTGATGGACGGGGCGACGTTATCGCGCCTGTCGGTCGATGAGCTCGAGCGTGAGATCGACAATATTTACGTGTTTGCCCGCGTCGCGCCGGAACATAAGTTGAAAATCGTCAACGCCTTCAAGCGGCGCGGCCATATCGTCGCCATGACCGGCGACGGGGTGAACGACGCGCCGGCGATTAAAACGGCTGACATTGGCGTCGCCATGGGCCGATCGGGGACGGATGTGGCGAAAGAGGCGGCGTCGCTCGTTTTGTTGGATGACAACTTTGCGACGATTGAGGCTGCGATTGAAGAAGGCCGCAACATTTACGAAAACATTCGCAAGTTTATCCGCTACTTGCTCGCCTCGAACGTCGGGGAAATTCTCGTCATGTTGTTTGCGATGCTGCTGGCGTTGCCGCTGCCGCTTGTGCCGATTCAAATTTTATGGGTGAACCTCGTGACGGACGGCTTGCCGGCGATGGCGCTTGGGCTTGATCGGCCGGAGGAAAATGTGATGAAGCGGCCGCCGCGCCGTCCTGATGAAGGGGTGTTCGCCCGCGGGCTTGGCTGGAAAATCGTAAGCCGCGGCGTTTTGATCGGCCTTGTCACGCTGGCGGCGTTTATGACCGCGTATGAACGGAGCGGCGATGATTTAGTTTACGGCCAGACGGCGGCGTTTGCGACGTTGGTGCTGGCGCAGCTCATCCACGTGTTTGACTGCCGTTGCGAGCGTTCGATTTTTGACCGCAATCCGTTGGGGAACGGCTATCTTGTGGCAGCGGTCGTTGTGTCGCTGCTACTCCTGCTCGTTGTGATTTACTATCCGCCGCTGGCTGCGGTGTTCCATACGAAACCGATCGCTGCACTCGACTGGCTGCTCATTGCCGGGCTGTCCGCCTTGCCGACGTTTTTGTTTGCCGGTTCGTTTTTTGCGAGAAAATAA